One stretch of Methyloversatilis sp. RAC08 DNA includes these proteins:
- a CDS encoding YhbY family RNA-binding protein: MLTLSPDERRALRASAHPLKPVVMIAQNGLTDAVLKEIELALNSHELIKVRVFDAGREQRDAWLTAACEALGAAPIQRIGNILVLYRPNPALHVVAAPPAAPVRKTRANAGDKPSAGKPVPTRSKPAKPIAGRRGVARNAKPASTFKARGR, encoded by the coding sequence ATGTTGACCCTTTCGCCTGACGAACGCCGCGCCCTTCGCGCCAGCGCCCATCCGCTCAAACCGGTCGTGATGATTGCCCAGAACGGGCTGACGGACGCCGTTCTGAAGGAGATCGAGCTCGCGCTGAATTCGCACGAACTGATCAAGGTGAGGGTGTTCGACGCCGGGCGCGAACAGCGCGACGCCTGGCTGACAGCGGCCTGCGAGGCGCTCGGCGCCGCCCCGATCCAGCGCATCGGCAACATTCTTGTGCTGTACCGTCCGAATCCGGCGCTGCATGTCGTGGCAGCACCGCCTGCCGCACCGGTGCGCAAGACACGCGCAAACGCGGGCGACAAACCTTCGGCCGGCAAGCCGGTACCGACACGCAGCAAGCCGGCCAAGCCGATCGCCGGCCGACGCGGTGTGGCGCGCAACGCCAAACCCGCCAGCACCTTCAAGGCGCGCGGCCGGTAA
- a CDS encoding response regulator, with amino-acid sequence MHPALSSLLLQHLGLPSIDEAAIAQWLAGTPSAAALAESLQRIDQLLEAGDTTDASRHRWQWAPASSRFEVSAEFKAALGYGPTDLPDSLPVWRDIVHADETTAFDQWLEDRLVSMADDASLDCRVRHADGRTVWVRLEAGATERDERGRVIRVSGYLGQLDARRQAEIELLLAKEKAEAASRAKSDFLANMSHEIRTPMNGIMGMSELMLDTSLDSEQAEYVRAIKTSADALLVIINDILDFSKIEAGKLAIEQVEHSVGEVVGDAARGLAIAAQHKGLEMYCRLSPDLPVRMLGDPGRLRQILVNLIGNAVKFTSRGEIEIGCETTGTPVGCGSEVELHIWVRDTGIGIDTAKQSVVFEAFAQADTSTTRRFGGTGLGLAICNRLVSLMGGRLWLDSVPGQGSTFHFTLRGTVIEQATLPAHFRRFAGRHVLLIEDHLPSRGVVAAMLGDMGASALAVNSVQAARQALKQAHESGRPFDILLVDRTLPDADAFDFISAFCEGPNRLNRVVMMFSGSNQAADNAHARSLGVRGRLHKPFSANELAGALAEALATQPDDLAAEMDDFAFAIGDLDIERSLAHEGIGRARKRRVLLAEDNPVNQLVAVRTLERAGYVVTVASNGQEALDLLERDHFEVVLMDVQMPVMGGIEATRAIRAREQRRSWVVDTDNVQHMPIIAMTANAMKGDRELCLEEGMDDYISKPVKADELLATLERVLSRSESDGTPVNTDFNGLVVDAEPAEPPVIDISHTLETLEGDRAMALRVIDVFLGELPELRSGLNVCIQLKDSAGVARICHRLRGSLSVFGAARAEAAVSKLEDSARLGDMPALVGQHERVDVHLARLSEALLDARDAVMAPAA; translated from the coding sequence ATGCACCCAGCGCTGTCCTCCCTGTTGCTGCAGCACCTCGGTCTGCCATCGATCGATGAAGCCGCAATCGCGCAATGGCTTGCCGGCACGCCGTCTGCCGCTGCGCTGGCAGAGTCGCTGCAGCGCATCGACCAATTGCTCGAAGCGGGTGACACGACCGATGCCTCGCGCCACCGCTGGCAGTGGGCGCCCGCGAGCTCGCGTTTCGAAGTTTCGGCGGAGTTCAAGGCAGCACTGGGTTACGGGCCGACCGATCTGCCGGACTCGCTTCCGGTATGGCGCGACATCGTGCATGCCGACGAAACCACCGCCTTCGACCAGTGGCTCGAAGACCGGCTGGTCAGCATGGCGGACGATGCCTCGCTGGACTGCCGGGTCCGCCATGCCGACGGCCGTACGGTCTGGGTCAGGCTGGAAGCCGGTGCAACCGAGCGCGACGAACGCGGCCGCGTCATCCGGGTATCGGGTTATCTCGGCCAGCTCGACGCTCGCCGGCAGGCCGAAATAGAACTGCTGCTGGCCAAGGAAAAGGCGGAAGCGGCCAGTCGGGCAAAGAGCGACTTCCTCGCCAACATGAGCCACGAAATCCGTACCCCGATGAACGGCATCATGGGCATGTCCGAACTGATGCTCGATACCTCGCTCGACAGCGAACAGGCCGAATACGTACGTGCCATCAAGACCTCGGCGGATGCCCTGCTGGTCATCATCAACGACATCCTCGACTTTTCGAAGATCGAGGCCGGCAAGCTCGCCATCGAACAGGTCGAGCATTCGGTCGGGGAAGTGGTCGGCGACGCTGCGCGCGGCCTTGCCATCGCGGCGCAGCACAAGGGGCTGGAGATGTACTGCCGCCTGTCGCCCGATCTGCCGGTGCGCATGCTCGGCGACCCCGGGCGCCTGCGGCAGATTCTGGTCAATCTGATCGGCAATGCCGTCAAATTCACTTCGCGCGGTGAAATCGAGATCGGCTGCGAGACGACAGGTACACCGGTCGGCTGCGGTAGCGAGGTCGAACTGCACATCTGGGTGCGCGATACCGGGATCGGCATCGACACCGCGAAGCAGTCCGTGGTGTTCGAAGCGTTTGCGCAGGCCGACACGTCAACCACGCGGCGTTTCGGTGGCACCGGGCTCGGACTCGCCATCTGCAACCGTCTGGTGTCCCTGATGGGGGGGCGTCTGTGGTTGGACAGCGTGCCCGGGCAGGGTTCGACCTTTCATTTCACGCTGCGCGGCACGGTGATCGAACAGGCCACGCTGCCGGCGCACTTTCGCCGCTTCGCGGGTCGCCATGTGCTGCTGATCGAAGACCACCTGCCATCACGCGGCGTCGTGGCGGCCATGCTGGGCGACATGGGCGCCTCGGCGCTGGCGGTCAACTCGGTTCAGGCGGCGCGCCAGGCACTCAAGCAGGCACATGAATCAGGGCGCCCCTTTGACATCCTGCTGGTTGACCGCACCTTGCCGGATGCCGACGCCTTCGATTTCATTTCCGCCTTCTGCGAGGGGCCGAACCGGCTCAACCGCGTCGTGATGATGTTCAGCGGTTCCAATCAGGCGGCCGACAACGCGCACGCCCGCTCGCTAGGTGTGCGCGGCCGCCTGCACAAGCCGTTTTCGGCCAACGAGCTTGCCGGCGCGCTGGCCGAGGCACTCGCGACCCAGCCGGACGACCTTGCAGCGGAAATGGACGACTTCGCTTTTGCCATTGGCGACCTCGATATCGAGCGCTCGCTGGCGCACGAAGGTATCGGCAGGGCGCGCAAGCGGCGTGTGCTGCTGGCCGAAGACAATCCGGTCAATCAGCTGGTTGCCGTGCGGACGCTGGAACGCGCGGGATATGTCGTAACGGTCGCGTCCAATGGTCAGGAAGCGCTGGATCTTCTGGAGCGCGACCACTTCGAGGTCGTGCTGATGGACGTGCAGATGCCGGTCATGGGCGGCATCGAGGCGACGCGCGCCATCCGTGCGCGCGAGCAGCGACGTTCCTGGGTGGTCGATACCGATAACGTCCAGCACATGCCCATCATCGCGATGACCGCCAATGCAATGAAGGGTGACCGCGAGCTGTGCCTGGAAGAGGGCATGGACGATTACATCAGCAAGCCGGTCAAGGCGGACGAACTTCTGGCGACGCTGGAGCGTGTGCTGTCGCGCAGCGAATCCGACGGCACGCCGGTCAATACCGATTTCAACGGTTTGGTCGTCGATGCGGAGCCGGCCGAACCGCCGGTGATCGATATTTCGCACACGCTGGAAACGCTTGAAGGTGACCGCGCGATGGCCTTGCGCGTGATCGATGTGTTCCTCGGCGAGCTGCCGGAACTGCGCAGCGGCCTCAATGTGTGCATCCAGCTGAAGGACAGTGCCGGCGTCGCCCGCATCTGTCATCGCCTCCGGGGTTCCCTGTCGGTATTCGGCGCAGCGCGGGCCGAAGCGGCTGTATCGAAGCTCGAGGACAGCGCCCGGTTGGGCGACATGCCGGCGCTGGTCGGCCAGCACGAGCGGGTGGATGTCCATCTCGCCCGGTTGTCCGAAGCGCTGCTCGACGCGCGCGATGCGGTGATGGCGCCCGCGGCCTAG
- the carB gene encoding carbamoyl-phosphate synthase large subunit → MPKRTDIQTILIIGAGPIVIGQACEFDYSGAQACKALREEGYRVVLVNSNPATIMTDPGMADVTYIEPITWQMVEKIIEKERPDALLPTMGGQTALNCALDLARHGVLDKYKVELIGAKQEAIDKAEDREKFKRAMTKIGLGSARSGIAHSLEEALQVQASIGFPAIIRPSFTMGGSGGGIAYNHEEFVEICKRGLEASPTSELLIEESLLGWKEFEMEVVRDSADNCIIVCSIENLDPMGVHTGDSITVAPAQTLTDREYQIMRNASIAVLREIGVDTGGSNVQFSINPEDGRMIVIEMNPRVSRSSALASKATGFPIAKIAAKLAVGFTLDELQNDITGGATPASFEPSIDYVVTKIPRFAFEKFPQANDRLTTQMKSVGEVMAMGRSFQESMQKALRGLEVGVYGFDEIESDPDEMERELALPGPNRIWYVGQAFRNGMSLDAVHQLTKIDPWFLAQIEDIILTERAFFGRSLKSVDAATMRDLKRKGFADRRLARLFQCDETALRLHRQTLGVRPVYKRVDTCAAEFATDTAYMYSTYEDECESNPTSARKIMVLGGGPNRIGQGIEFDYCCVHAALALREDGFETIMVNCNPETVSTDYDTSDRLYFEPLTLEDVLEIVAIEKPVGVIVQFGGQTPLKLARDLEANGVPIIGTSPDMIDAAEDRERFQKLLHELGLRQPPNRTARAEDQAVRLAAEIGYPLVVRPSYVLGGRAMEIVHQQSDLERYMREAVKVSNDSPVLLDRFLNDATEVDVDAFSDGTQVIIGGIMEHIEQAGVHSGDSACSLPPFSLTPELCDELRRQTELMARGLNVVGLMNVQFAIQRDASGDTVYVLEVNPRASRTVPFVSKACGLPLAKIAARCMAGRSLADQGVTREVVPPYFSVKEAVFPFVKFPGVDTILGPEMKSTGEVMGVGRTFGEAFVKSQLAAGVKLPRGGKAFISVRPADKPKAVDVARELHELGFTLAATRGTAAAIAAAGLPVTAVNKVNEGRPHIVDMIKNDEITFIVNTVDEKRSAINDSRSIRTSALASRVTLFTTVEGARAACAGMRISELETYALQDLHAQMD, encoded by the coding sequence ATGCCCAAACGTACTGACATTCAAACCATCCTGATCATCGGCGCCGGCCCCATCGTCATCGGCCAGGCCTGTGAGTTCGACTATTCCGGCGCCCAGGCCTGCAAGGCCCTGCGCGAAGAGGGTTACCGCGTCGTGCTGGTCAACAGCAATCCGGCAACCATCATGACCGACCCGGGCATGGCGGATGTGACCTACATCGAGCCGATCACCTGGCAGATGGTCGAGAAGATCATCGAAAAGGAACGCCCGGACGCGCTGCTGCCGACCATGGGCGGTCAGACCGCGCTGAATTGCGCGCTCGATCTGGCCCGTCACGGCGTGCTCGACAAGTACAAGGTCGAACTCATCGGTGCCAAGCAGGAAGCGATCGACAAGGCCGAGGACCGCGAGAAGTTCAAGCGTGCAATGACCAAGATCGGCCTGGGTTCTGCCCGCTCAGGCATTGCGCACTCGCTCGAAGAAGCCCTGCAGGTGCAGGCCAGCATCGGCTTTCCGGCCATCATCCGCCCGTCCTTCACGATGGGCGGCAGTGGCGGCGGCATCGCCTACAACCACGAAGAGTTCGTCGAAATCTGCAAGCGCGGGCTCGAAGCCTCGCCGACCAGCGAACTGCTGATCGAGGAATCGCTGCTCGGCTGGAAGGAATTCGAGATGGAGGTCGTGCGCGACAGCGCCGACAACTGCATCATCGTGTGTTCGATCGAAAACCTCGATCCGATGGGCGTGCACACCGGCGACTCGATCACCGTGGCGCCGGCGCAGACGCTGACCGACCGCGAGTACCAGATCATGCGAAACGCCTCGATCGCCGTGTTGCGCGAGATCGGCGTCGATACCGGTGGATCGAATGTCCAGTTTTCGATCAATCCGGAAGACGGTCGCATGATCGTCATCGAAATGAACCCGCGCGTATCGCGCTCGTCTGCGCTGGCGTCCAAGGCGACCGGTTTCCCGATCGCCAAGATCGCCGCCAAGCTGGCGGTGGGCTTCACGCTGGACGAGCTGCAGAACGACATCACCGGCGGTGCCACGCCGGCGTCGTTCGAGCCGTCGATCGACTATGTGGTCACGAAGATTCCACGTTTCGCGTTCGAGAAGTTTCCACAGGCCAATGACCGTCTGACGACGCAGATGAAGTCGGTCGGTGAAGTGATGGCGATGGGCCGCAGCTTCCAGGAATCGATGCAGAAGGCGCTGCGCGGTCTGGAAGTCGGCGTCTATGGTTTCGACGAGATCGAATCCGATCCTGACGAAATGGAGCGCGAACTGGCACTGCCCGGCCCGAACCGGATCTGGTACGTAGGCCAGGCCTTCCGCAACGGCATGAGCCTGGATGCGGTGCATCAGCTGACCAAGATCGACCCGTGGTTCCTGGCCCAGATCGAAGACATCATCCTGACCGAGCGCGCCTTCTTCGGCCGCAGTCTGAAGAGCGTCGACGCCGCGACGATGCGCGACCTCAAGCGCAAGGGATTTGCCGACCGCCGGCTGGCCCGGCTGTTCCAGTGCGACGAAACGGCGCTGCGCCTGCACCGGCAGACGCTGGGTGTGCGCCCTGTCTACAAGCGGGTGGATACCTGCGCGGCGGAATTCGCGACCGATACCGCCTACATGTATTCGACCTATGAAGACGAATGCGAATCCAACCCCACGTCGGCGCGCAAGATCATGGTGCTGGGCGGGGGGCCGAACCGCATCGGCCAGGGCATCGAATTCGACTATTGCTGCGTGCACGCGGCACTCGCACTGCGCGAGGACGGATTCGAAACCATCATGGTCAATTGCAATCCGGAAACCGTATCGACCGACTACGACACCTCGGATCGTCTGTATTTCGAGCCGCTGACGCTGGAAGACGTGCTGGAAATCGTCGCCATCGAAAAGCCGGTCGGCGTCATCGTGCAGTTCGGCGGCCAGACGCCGCTGAAGCTGGCGCGTGATCTGGAGGCCAACGGCGTGCCCATCATCGGCACCAGCCCGGACATGATCGATGCCGCGGAAGACCGCGAACGCTTCCAGAAGCTGCTGCATGAACTGGGGCTCAGGCAGCCGCCGAACCGCACGGCGCGGGCCGAAGATCAGGCGGTGCGCCTGGCGGCCGAGATCGGCTACCCGCTGGTGGTGCGTCCGAGCTATGTGCTGGGCGGCCGGGCGATGGAAATCGTGCATCAGCAGTCTGACCTCGAACGCTACATGCGCGAGGCGGTCAAGGTGAGCAATGACTCGCCGGTGCTTCTGGATCGCTTCCTGAACGATGCGACCGAAGTCGACGTCGATGCTTTTTCAGATGGCACCCAGGTCATCATCGGCGGCATCATGGAGCACATCGAACAGGCGGGCGTGCACTCGGGTGACTCCGCCTGCTCGCTGCCGCCGTTTTCGCTCACGCCGGAACTGTGCGACGAATTGCGCCGCCAGACCGAACTGATGGCGCGCGGCCTCAACGTGGTCGGCCTGATGAACGTTCAGTTCGCCATTCAGCGCGATGCGTCGGGTGACACGGTTTATGTGCTGGAAGTCAATCCGCGCGCCTCGCGTACCGTTCCATTCGTTTCAAAGGCCTGCGGCCTGCCGCTGGCCAAGATCGCCGCGCGCTGCATGGCCGGCCGTTCGCTGGCGGATCAGGGCGTGACGCGCGAAGTCGTGCCGCCGTACTTCTCGGTCAAGGAAGCGGTGTTCCCCTTCGTCAAGTTCCCGGGTGTGGACACCATTCTCGGTCCGGAGATGAAATCGACCGGTGAGGTGATGGGCGTGGGGCGCACCTTCGGCGAAGCCTTCGTCAAAAGTCAGCTGGCGGCCGGCGTCAAGCTGCCACGCGGCGGCAAGGCCTTCATTTCGGTGCGACCGGCCGACAAGCCCAAGGCGGTCGATGTGGCGCGCGAACTGCACGAACTCGGCTTCACGCTGGCTGCCACACGCGGCACCGCGGCAGCGATTGCGGCCGCCGGTCTGCCGGTGACCGCGGTCAACAAGGTGAATGAAGGCCGCCCGCACATCGTCGATATGATCAAGAATGATGAAATTACTTTCATCGTGAATACCGTGGATGAAAAACGCAGTGCAATCAATGACTCGCGTTCCATCCGCACCAGTGCGCTGGCCAGCCGGGTGACCCTGTTCACGACGGTTGAAGGGGCGCGTGCCGCGTGTGCCGGCATGCGCATTTCCGAACTAGAAACTTACGCGCTGCAGGATCTGCATGCGCAGATGGACTGA
- a CDS encoding RlmE family RNA methyltransferase codes for MAKNKTSRQWVHDHINDPYVKQAQAQGYRSRAAFKLLQIDERDRLLGPGKVVVDLGSTPGGWSQVAAKKTLPGGRVIALDLLPMEPVTGVHFIQGDFREDDTLGQLVTALDGRPVGLVLSDMAPNLTGIALTDQARSIHLLELALEFSREYLKSGGDMLVKVFQGTGFDALRRDMEQLFDTVSVRKPDSSRDRSAEVYLLCRGRRGEPSA; via the coding sequence ATGGCAAAGAACAAAACCAGCCGCCAGTGGGTGCACGACCACATCAACGATCCTTACGTCAAGCAGGCGCAGGCGCAGGGCTATCGTTCGCGCGCCGCCTTCAAGCTGCTTCAGATCGATGAGCGCGACCGCCTGCTCGGCCCCGGCAAGGTGGTGGTCGATCTGGGCAGCACGCCCGGCGGCTGGTCGCAGGTGGCGGCGAAGAAGACCTTGCCGGGTGGTCGCGTGATCGCGCTCGACCTGTTGCCGATGGAGCCCGTGACCGGTGTTCATTTCATCCAGGGTGACTTTCGCGAAGACGATACGCTCGGCCAGCTGGTGACTGCACTGGACGGTCGGCCAGTCGGGCTTGTATTGTCGGACATGGCCCCCAATCTGACCGGAATAGCGCTGACCGATCAGGCCCGTTCGATCCACCTGCTGGAACTGGCGCTGGAGTTTTCGCGCGAGTACCTGAAGAGCGGCGGTGACATGCTCGTCAAGGTGTTCCAGGGCACCGGCTTCGACGCGCTGCGGCGCGACATGGAACAGCTTTTCGATACCGTGTCCGTGCGAAAACCTGACAGTTCGCGCGACCGCAGTGCAGAGGTGTATCTTCTGTGTCGCGGCAGGCGCGGCGAGCCGTCTGCCTGA
- the dapB gene encoding 4-hydroxy-tetrahydrodipicolinate reductase: MRIAIAGASGRMGRMLIEATSRDEGARLVAALDRPDSAAIGEDAAAFLGSPAGVPISSDVDAALAGADFLIDFTRPEATLAHLDACRRHNVKMIIGTTGFSDVQRARLVEASRDIAIVFAPNMAVGVNAVFRLLDVAARILNSGYDVEVIEAHHRMKVDAPSGTALRMGEVVADALGRSLADCAIYGREGHTGERQDTTIGFSTIRGGDIVGDHTVLFAGLGERIEITHKSASRMPYALGSLRAARWLVSRDSGLYDMQDVLGLR, translated from the coding sequence ATGCGCATAGCGATCGCCGGGGCATCCGGCCGCATGGGCCGCATGCTGATAGAAGCGACGTCGCGTGATGAAGGCGCCCGTCTGGTCGCGGCCCTTGACCGTCCGGACTCGGCCGCCATCGGCGAAGACGCGGCCGCCTTCCTCGGCAGCCCGGCCGGCGTGCCGATCAGCAGCGATGTCGATGCGGCCCTGGCCGGGGCCGATTTCCTGATCGACTTCACCCGTCCGGAAGCCACGCTGGCCCACCTCGATGCCTGCCGGCGTCACAACGTAAAGATGATCATCGGCACGACCGGCTTCAGCGACGTGCAGCGCGCGCGGCTGGTCGAGGCATCGCGCGACATCGCCATCGTGTTCGCGCCGAACATGGCGGTCGGTGTGAATGCGGTGTTCCGGCTGCTCGACGTGGCTGCGCGCATCCTGAACAGCGGCTACGACGTGGAAGTGATCGAGGCGCATCACCGCATGAAGGTCGATGCGCCGTCCGGTACCGCGCTTCGCATGGGCGAAGTGGTGGCCGATGCGCTTGGCCGTTCGCTGGCCGACTGCGCCATCTATGGCCGCGAAGGGCATACCGGCGAGCGGCAGGACACGACCATCGGGTTTTCCACGATACGCGGTGGCGACATCGTCGGTGATCACACCGTGCTGTTCGCCGGTCTTGGCGAGCGCATCGAAATCACCCACAAGTCAGCCAGTCGCATGCCCTATGCGCTGGGCAGCCTGCGCGCCGCGCGCTGGCTGGTCAGCCGGGATAGCGGTCTGTACGACATGCAGGACGTGCTGGGACTGCGCTGA
- the carA gene encoding glutamine-hydrolyzing carbamoyl-phosphate synthase small subunit, with amino-acid sequence MSAHAPALLALADGSVFHGKSIGAETITTGEVVFNTAMTGYQEILTDPSYTRQIVTLTYPHIGNTGINHEDVEASRVFAAGLVIRDLPLRSSNFRSHQTLDAYLREQGIVGIANIDTRKLTRVLREKGAQSGCLMAGKVDAAEAVAQARAFAGLSGMDLAKVVSAREAYEWTEGEWQLGRGFVTPAAMPRHVVAYDFGVKRNILRMLASRGCRLTVVPAQTPADVVLAMKPDGVFLSNGPGDPEPCDYAVSAIRTFLDRRVPTFGICLGHQLMGLAAGARTLKMKFGHHGANHPVKDNDSGRVLITSQNHGFAVDPATLPANVRVTHVSLFDGSLQGMAWTDRPAFCFQGHPEASPGPHDVAYLFDRFVKMMEEGSGDRG; translated from the coding sequence GTGTCCGCCCATGCGCCCGCGCTGCTCGCACTCGCCGATGGATCTGTCTTTCACGGCAAAAGCATCGGAGCGGAAACGATCACCACGGGCGAGGTGGTGTTCAACACCGCGATGACCGGCTATCAGGAAATCCTGACCGACCCGAGCTACACCCGCCAGATCGTCACGCTGACCTATCCGCACATCGGCAACACCGGCATCAACCACGAAGACGTCGAAGCCAGCCGCGTATTTGCCGCCGGTCTGGTCATTCGCGACCTGCCGTTGCGTTCATCGAACTTCCGCAGTCACCAGACGCTGGACGCCTATCTGCGGGAGCAGGGCATTGTCGGCATCGCCAATATCGATACCCGCAAACTGACCCGCGTGCTGCGCGAAAAGGGCGCGCAGAGCGGTTGCCTGATGGCCGGCAAGGTCGATGCGGCCGAGGCCGTTGCCCAGGCAAGGGCGTTCGCCGGCCTGTCCGGCATGGACCTGGCGAAAGTCGTCAGTGCCAGGGAAGCTTACGAATGGACCGAGGGCGAGTGGCAGCTCGGCCGCGGTTTCGTGACGCCGGCGGCCATGCCGCGCCATGTTGTGGCCTACGATTTCGGCGTCAAGCGGAACATTCTGCGCATGCTTGCCAGCCGCGGCTGTCGGCTCACCGTAGTGCCGGCGCAGACGCCGGCGGACGTGGTGCTGGCGATGAAACCTGATGGCGTTTTCCTGTCGAACGGCCCGGGAGACCCGGAACCTTGTGATTACGCGGTGTCCGCCATCCGTACCTTCCTCGATCGCAGGGTTCCGACCTTCGGCATCTGCCTCGGCCATCAGCTGATGGGCCTTGCTGCGGGTGCCAGAACGTTGAAGATGAAGTTCGGCCACCATGGTGCGAACCATCCGGTGAAGGACAACGATTCCGGCCGTGTGCTGATCACCAGCCAGAATCATGGTTTTGCGGTGGATCCGGCGACGCTGCCGGCCAATGTGCGCGTCACCCATGTATCGCTGTTCGACGGCAGCCTGCAAGGCATGGCCTGGACCGACCGTCCGGCCTTCTGCTTCCAGGGCCACCCGGAAGCCAGCCCGGGGCCACACGACGTGGCCTACCTGTTCGACCGATTCGTGAAGATGATGGAGGAGGGGTCAGGGGACAGAGGCTAG
- the greA gene encoding transcription elongation factor GreA gives MSVPLTVAGAEKLKLELHRLKTVDRPGVIAAIAEARSHGDLSENAEYDAAKERQGFVEGRIQEIEGKLANALVIDPKTLDAEGRVVFGATVDLEDVGAGKPVSYQIVGDDEADLKSGMISVNSPIARALIGKYAGDMAEVQAPGGVREYEIVDVRYV, from the coding sequence ATGAGCGTACCTCTTACCGTGGCGGGTGCCGAAAAGCTGAAGCTGGAACTGCACCGCCTGAAAACCGTCGATCGCCCGGGCGTGATCGCCGCGATCGCCGAAGCGCGCTCGCATGGCGACCTGTCCGAAAACGCCGAGTACGACGCGGCGAAGGAGCGTCAGGGTTTTGTCGAGGGGCGCATTCAGGAAATCGAAGGCAAACTCGCCAACGCGCTGGTCATCGATCCGAAGACGCTGGATGCCGAAGGGCGCGTGGTCTTCGGCGCGACGGTCGATCTGGAAGATGTAGGGGCCGGCAAGCCGGTGAGCTACCAGATCGTCGGTGACGATGAGGCGGATCTGAAGTCCGGCATGATTTCGGTGAATTCGCCGATCGCCCGAGCGCTGATCGGCAAGTACGCAGGCGATATGGCCGAGGTGCAGGCACCGGGCGGCGTGCGCGAGTACGAAATCGTGGATGTGCGCTACGTCTGA
- a CDS encoding outer membrane protein assembly factor BamE, producing MSFAPVVVVRYVLAALLPVLAGCTNVPSTLDVTNRLNPFRIDIRQGNLVTQEMAFQLKPGMSRDQVRFVLGSPMLADVFHPDRWDYLYYFKPGNKPEDTQQRRLIVYFEDDKLVSLGGDVVGAEEADLNQPEAPRTRTIDLGEVVAPK from the coding sequence ATGTCCTTCGCCCCCGTGGTAGTTGTCCGCTATGTTCTTGCCGCCCTTTTACCGGTGCTCGCGGGATGCACCAATGTGCCGTCGACGCTCGATGTGACCAATCGTCTTAACCCGTTCCGCATCGATATCCGACAGGGCAACCTGGTGACGCAGGAAATGGCTTTCCAGCTCAAGCCCGGCATGTCGCGCGACCAGGTGCGTTTCGTGCTCGGGTCGCCGATGCTGGCCGACGTATTCCATCCGGACCGCTGGGACTATCTTTACTACTTCAAGCCGGGCAACAAGCCGGAAGACACCCAGCAGCGCCGCCTGATCGTCTATTTCGAGGATGACAAGCTGGTCAGCCTCGGTGGCGACGTGGTGGGTGCGGAAGAAGCCGATCTGAATCAGCCCGAGGCGCCGCGTACCCGCACGATAGATCTGGGCGAGGTCGTTGCGCCGAAATGA
- the fur gene encoding ferric iron uptake transcriptional regulator: protein MSANSHNLKNIGLKATLPRLKILELFQRADVRHMSAEDVYKALLQEDMDIGLATVYRVLTQFEHAGLLERHFFESGKAMFELNEGHHHDHLVCIQCGKVEEFYDAEIERRQIKVAKDHGFAVHDHALTIFANCTTEACPNKKKPQREPGRSEPG from the coding sequence ATGAGCGCAAACTCGCACAACCTGAAGAACATCGGCCTGAAAGCCACCCTGCCGCGACTCAAGATCCTCGAGCTGTTCCAGCGCGCGGATGTGCGCCACATGAGCGCGGAAGACGTCTACAAGGCGCTGCTGCAGGAAGACATGGACATCGGTCTGGCCACCGTGTATCGCGTGCTGACCCAGTTCGAGCATGCCGGTCTGCTGGAACGCCACTTCTTCGAATCCGGCAAGGCGATGTTCGAGCTGAACGAAGGTCACCATCACGATCACCTCGTCTGCATCCAGTGCGGCAAGGTGGAAGAGTTCTACGATGCCGAAATCGAGCGCCGCCAGATCAAGGTCGCCAAGGACCACGGCTTCGCGGTGCACGACCACGCACTGACGATTTTCGCCAATTGCACGACCGAAGCCTGCCCGAACAAGAAGAAGCCGCAGCGCGAACCCGGCCGATCCGAACCGGGTTGA